AAGTCCAAAGCAGGTGAATATTGAGCAAGACTACTATATAATAGGAGCCAATATATACCAAGCACCTAAGGTATACGATATATTATCGTCACGGTTACTCTCGAGTGTTTTATCCATCAAGGGTTCGATGGAGTTGTTAAATAAAATGAGTAAATTTAATATCCATGATATGGGCCATTCATATCCCACGTTACAAgcagaaaaagaaatatcatcaagTTCCAACACAATCCCTAATACTGTTTCAGTTAATACGACCACGCCGATGTTGCATACTCCGGCAACCGCATCAAATATCAACTCCAACGGCCACTCGTCTACAAATCTTGGCTTGAACAATGAAATACTGAATCTTGCATTTGACAATTTACTAAATAACgtaattaattcatcaaacGATGACACCTATTTAGAGGATATACCTT
This is a stretch of genomic DNA from Debaryomyces hansenii CBS767 chromosome G complete sequence. It encodes these proteins:
- a CDS encoding DEHA2G10318p (similar to uniprot|P38782 Saccharomyces cerevisiae YHR058c MED6 RNA polymerase II transcriptional regulation mediator); its protein translation is MSKEPLDEIQWKNPEWIQQFGLFTGNVLDYFSESPFYDRTSNNQVLRMQFQFQQIPPNINPQKYLQSKLVEMTGIEFIIAASREPDFWIIRKQTRLSPKQVNIEQDYYIIGANIYQAPKVYDILSSRLLSSVLSIKGSMELLNKMSKFNIHDMGHSYPTLQAEKEISSSSNTIPNTVSVNTTTPMLHTPATASNINSNGHSSTNLGLNNEISNLAFDNLLNNVINSSNDDTYLEDIPLYGKGSTVESLGVKVNLDDV